Sequence from the Irregularibacter muris genome:
TGATTTCTTTGGGTACTTAAAAACAGAAAAAGGAACTGGCGGAAAAAAGCGTTCCGCGAAGGTACGACTTTCCAATGCAATATCACTAGAAACCTTTAAAGGAGATTTAGACTATTTAACTAATAAAGGATTGGCGGATCGACTGAAAGAGAATATGAATATTGCTCAAGCAGAAATACATAGATCCTATTACAGATATACACTAACAGCAGATCTAGAGCAGATAGGAATAGATGAAGAATATGAAATAGAAATATCTAATGAGGAAAAAGTAAGAAGAGTAAAGAGGTTATTAGATACAGTAGCGGTATTGTATAGAGATATAAGGGGGAGAAGAGAGGATCTAAAACCTCTGTTTGCTATAGGCGGGGTATATGATATTAAAAATCCCGTGTTTCAAAATGTACTAGAAGTTAAAGATAATAGTCTAGTAGTAGAACAAATAGAAGGAGTGCTTTTTGAAAATATTAAAAAAGATACCTATTGTGGATTGATTCAAGGGAAATTTGATAATGACAATGAAATTAAAAACAAGTTAGACAGTAAATCTATGCCGGAGTTCTTTGAAATACTTAAAACAAAGGTAAGTGAGTATTATGAAAGCAATTAGATTAAAGATAAGTCAAGATATGGTCAATTATAAAAAACCATCAAGTTTTCAATTGAAGGAGACTTACCCGTTGCCTCCTTACTCTACAGTAATTGGTATGGTACATAATCTTTGTAATTATAAAGAATATAAGGAAATGGATATTAGCATTCAAGGAAAAAGTTTTTCAAAGGTAAATGATTTATATACAAGATATGAATTTAAAAATGGTATGAAATTTGACCAATCCAGACATCAATTAAAAGCAGGTGATTTTGGAATCAGTAGAGGGGTGTCCACTACAGAGCTCTTAGTAGATGTAGAACTTCTTATCCATATTATTCCTCATAATCAAGAACTTATTAGTGAAATTGAAGAGGCATTTAAGTTTCCAAGGGAATATCCATCCTTAGGTAGAAGAGAGGACCTAGCTACTTTTAATGAGGTGAAAGTAGTTGAGATCATTGAAGATGAATTAGAAGAAGATAAATATTTGGAAGGAGACCATGTAGCATATATTCCATTGAAAATGATGGAAAGTGAAACCGTTATACCAGAAGGAAGTACTGGAGTAAGTGGACGTGGAACCAGATATCTCTTAAATAAGGATTATGTATTAGAAACCTTGGGTAAAAATAAAACCTTTAGAAAGTGGAATAAAGTAGACGTCGTATACTCATCGAAGATAATAGCCATAGGGGAGGATGGCATATTGATAGATGAAGATGGTAATATTGTTTTTGCTGCATAGTAAGGAGGATACTAATGAATAATTATTTAGCTAAATCAAATCCACAAGAAACGATACAAGAACATACTGACAATCTTATAAAAAATTATGACATTATACAATCTTTATATCCCAATTTAGAAATAAATTGGGATATGTTATATCTTGCTTGTTTGTATCATGATCTTGGGAAAATGAATAAAAAGTTTCAAGCAAAAATAGAGACAGGTAAAACCATACAAGATGAAATACCTCATGGAATTCTTAGTTTAGCCTTTATTAACCCACAGGAACTAAAAAAACAGGGATTGACTAGGGAAGAA
This genomic interval carries:
- the cas7i gene encoding type I-B CRISPR-associated protein Cas7/Cst2/DevR, with protein sequence MGNNMKSKGLSVSIIFEAESANYGESVGNVASLKKIARGKGEQHTYISRQAIRYNIVEQLGEPYAEVKAEGSGEKKVIQFHPDATIQDYPEIDFFGYLKTEKGTGGKKRSAKVRLSNAISLETFKGDLDYLTNKGLADRLKENMNIAQAEIHRSYYRYTLTADLEQIGIDEEYEIEISNEEKVRRVKRLLDTVAVLYRDIRGRREDLKPLFAIGGVYDIKNPVFQNVLEVKDNSLVVEQIEGVLFENIKKDTYCGLIQGKFDNDNEIKNKLDSKSMPEFFEILKTKVSEYYESN
- the cas5b gene encoding type I-B CRISPR-associated protein Cas5b → MKAIRLKISQDMVNYKKPSSFQLKETYPLPPYSTVIGMVHNLCNYKEYKEMDISIQGKSFSKVNDLYTRYEFKNGMKFDQSRHQLKAGDFGISRGVSTTELLVDVELLIHIIPHNQELISEIEEAFKFPREYPSLGRREDLATFNEVKVVEIIEDELEEDKYLEGDHVAYIPLKMMESETVIPEGSTGVSGRGTRYLLNKDYVLETLGKNKTFRKWNKVDVVYSSKIIAIGEDGILIDEDGNIVFAA